DNA from Rosa rugosa chromosome 6, drRosRugo1.1, whole genome shotgun sequence:
GTTAATACTTCAAGCAGATTCTTGAGGAATAGCAACTGTGTCTTTGTCTCCATCACTATAAAAAAATCTGTGAGATTCTGAACTATTATTTAGTTGAATGAGATTGATGAGGCAGACCATAATATATGAGACGTCAAAGGTGAGTATGGTTACCGAGGCTATACAGGCGAAGCTAATGATGTTTCATCAAGCAAGATTAATTAACCACACCAAAAGATGTCAAatgttttataatttttttcaaactCATGGAAACCAAGCTACAaacttaaataaaaaaaaatatataaaaaagaacTGTTCACCACCATCATTTGCCGCAAAAACCTGTTGACAGCACATGATTTTTGGGCAAAAAACCGcatgttcttattttctcaCCAAAATATTTCATTCCTAAATCATAAATTTTAAACATTTTTAAAACTGGGATGATGGAACtcaaaaatcttaatgggggtgccaactcgcggccatTGGCCAAGGGAGGTTTTGATTAATTTTGCCCGTGATAGACTTCTTCCAAGTGATTGTGGGCTGAGGTAGAAAGCTTTTTGCAAGGACTTGGCAGTGTTTTCACCAATGTTGCttctttttgatttttttgataAAGAAAGTGATTAAGATGATAAAGAGATAAAGTAAGAATGAAAAGATATTGTAGATAATTTGATGTATTGAAGTTGAGTTGTGTTGGTTTAGAACCTTCTACAATGGTGTATAAACATAAGGTTTAGGAAAGTAAATTTTGGTCTTAATGACCAAAAAAAGGCCCATAGTTTCTTGCTATTTGCGGCTTCATTCTCCTTGATCGCACCAGAATTACCTTCTTCTTGCGGTGTCCTTATAATTGATTTGCTCTTAATTATGCAATATTGTCTCTAATGCATGCCTTCAAGCTCAATTATATCCTGGCATTAATTATTTCAACAAATAATTATTGCCGTTATTTCTTTCCCTTCCAACTTCTTCTCCGAAAATTAATATCTCATAACAATAAAATTTTATTGAGATACCAACAATAAATGCACCGTATTTTCCTCATCCATGGGCTAAGGATTTACGAGCGGATTTTCCAAAAATAGGTACAAACATGAACATGTTCTAAAAATCATGCTCCTTCATGGTAAGATTATGACACGAAAGAAATTAATAGAAATGAATGTTGACAAGGTTTAAGTGTTTAACATGTCACAAAGTCAAATTATGTCAAAGGCTACTTTGTTATTCAAATTTTTTCATGCCATAATTTTATCATAGATTACGCATTATTTTTACAACAATATTCCAAATGATAGCACTCAATAATATTAAACTACTTTTTTATACGATTCCCTATTTTACTAActttaaagaaattaaaaaaagttcCATTTTTCAACCTGATCAAAATAATAGAAGAACTCTTGTGTATGGTTTATAGGTTCACCAGTTGTGATCCAATCGTCATGGCCCACGACATTCTCTAATGAATAGTACTCCCCGATTACGTTCATTCCTAACGAAGTTGTAAACTCTAGGCTAGGAACGAAAAGGAAATGGGTTCTAGTTGGATGGTTCAGTATATTTAGGGTTTTTCCAACTTTAAATTTTAAAAAGCGGATTAGCAATTAAGATCATGTGGCAGCCACGGCTGCTAATCATTACAAAATCCCATCAACCTCAGAAAGGCTCTGGCTTTGCGTATAAAACCTTGCAAAAAATCGATCTTTTCTGATCTTCTCGTTCTAATAACTCACGTTTCTGTGGTTAAACCAGCTCAGTTGACTCATTTCACTTCTATCTTCCCCAAGGGGCTTGCTTTTCTCTTACCTCTTCACTGTTTTCAACTCTGTCTCTTCTTCAAGAAGAAGCCCTCATTCTGTCTTTTCAAGGACTTCAAGAAAGCATTCACTGTGTTTTTGAGCCAAAAATGGAGGGAAAAGAAGAACATGCAATAGGGATCGACCTGGGAACCACGTACTCGTGTGTTGCAGTGTGGCAGCACGGTCGTGTTGAGATCATACCCAACGAACAGGGAAACAGGACGACTCCGTCTTGCGTTGCCTTCACCGACTCGGAGAGCTTGGTCGGCGATGGAGCTATTAACCAGGTGGCCAGAAACCCCACCAACACCGTCTTTGGTAGGTTCATCTTTTCCCTGTCTACACTTATATATAACCTGTTTTGTTTCTCAAAACTGAGCTGAGATTTTAGGTATTTGGTTTGTTTAATAATTTGGCCGGCTTGTATTTGGTTCAGAGATGAACCTTATTTGTGCAAGTTTTTGAGTTTGGTTTAGGGTGTGTAGGATTGTCGGCTAAGAACAAGCATGGATCAGATAGGAGTGTAAATGGTGGAAAATATATACTATTGGCTGGCTGCGAACTACAAATCTTTCACTTATTAGTTAGACCAAGTCCTTGATCTTCGATTTTACTTGGATTTTACCCACAATAAATTTGATACAGTACTCTTGTGATTTAGGGAAAAAAGGTCATTGATCTATTGGGACAATTACTACTAGACCTCTGCAGGTTTAGATTGAAACTTGGTTATCTTAAACAATTGGAGGTAGTAGGCCCAATTAAGTTTAACATTAGAACTTACATAATAAGGAAATAAGTGTCATATGACCTTTTTCTTCTTGGTTTTCCTCAATGGAATTGGTTTCCTTGTTGCACTGTGTTTTTAGCTTTGACATTAATTTGCAGATGCGAAGAGGTTGATTGGTAGAAGATTTAGTGACACCTGTGTTCAAAATGATATGAAGCTTTGGCCATTCAAGGTCATTGAAGGTTCAAGCGACAAACCCATGATTGTGGTCCACCACATGGGTCAAGAGAAACAGTATGCTGCTGAAGACATTTCATCCATGGTATTGGGAAAGATGCGTGAGACTGCTGAAGCCTACATTGGCAAAACTGTGAAGAATGCAGTAGTAACTGTCCCTGCCTACTTCAACAACTCACAGCGTGAAGCTACAAAACATGCTTCTGCCACTGCCGGACTCAATGTGATTCATATGATCAACGAACCAACTGCTGCAGCCATCGCTTATGGGCTTGACAAGAAGGCTGGTTGGTATAACAACAGAAATGTGATGATTTTTGACTTGGGTGGTGGCACTTTAGATGTGTCTCTGCTTAGCATAAATACTTCTGGTGTCTTTGAAGTGAAGGCAACTGTTGGAGACACTCACCTTGGGGGTGGAGACTTTGATAGCAAAATGGTCAACTTCTGTGTTAAGGAATTCAAGAGGAAGCATAACGTGGATCTTAGTGGAAACTCCAAGGCTCTTAGGAGGTTAAGACATGCCTGCGAGAAGGCAAAGAGGAGGCTTTCATATGCCACTGTGACTGATATTGAAATTGAATGTTTGCATCAGGGTACCGATTTTTTTGTAAGTTTTACCCGTGCCAAATTCGAAGAACTCAACAAGGGTTTCTTCATCAAGTGCATAGAGCCTGTGGTTAAGTGTTTGAAGGATGCTAAGATGGATATAAGCAGTGTCCATGATGTTGTCCTTGCTGGTGGTTCATCTAGAATTCCCAAGGTGCAGCAGCTATTACAGGATCTGTTCAAGGGGAAGCAGTTGTGCAAAAGCGTTAATCCTGATGAGGCAGTGGCATATGGTGCTGCTATTCAAGCTGCAGCCTTGAGTGGGAATGAAAATGGGATGCTTCAAGGCTTTGCTCTCTTGGATGTCACCCCACTCTCACTTGGAGTTGAGACTCAAGGCTGCAACGTCATGTATGTTGTGATCCCAAGAAACACTAGAATTCCCACCACAATGAAAAGGAGTATTACTACTTTGTACGACTACCAAACTGCCATTTCCACACCCATTTTTGAGGGGGAGAGTCCAACAACATTAGAAAACAATTTCTTGGCTGACTTTGTCATCTGTAACATTCCTCCAGCTCCCAAGGGTGTCGCTCAATATTACATTTGCTTTGACATTGATGCTGACGGCATTCTGTGCGTTTCTGCTGAGAATAAGTTCACTGGTGAGAAGCAAGGGTGTACAATCATCTCTACAAACAAGATAAAACAAGAAGAATTCAAGAAAAGCAAGAGAAAACTTGCTAGAAGTGAGCTAAGCAAGATAAACCAAGAAGAAAATGTGTCAAGCAAGATCAAATGTGAAGCAACCGAGACAAGCAAGAGAACACTTGAAGGAAGGGTGAAACATGCAAGGTAAAACCCTAAATCGTGAAGGAACTGGAACTGAGCAAGCAAGAAGATATAAATTGAGACCGTTGATggcctttttgtttttgatattTTACCGGTAATGCCTTTGGCTCGATGGTTTTGGATAACTGTCCGATATGCCCAAACTGTTGATCATATTTAGTTTTGGGGGAGTGAGGTGGATGGCCATCCTTTTGCTGGTGGGTCATGCGTCATTGTGACTTGCTGTTCTTTCACTCAGAGACTTCTTATTTTCTCTGAGATTTTTCTTGCCTGATCACTATAGCTTGCAAGCATTTCAGTTCTATAAACCACAAATCAATGCACAAGACATGTTTTATGAAATATTTTTGAAGTAGATAACACGGTTGGACTTCTGTTCTAGCTGGTTTCTGTTTTGTGAGTTGGTTGCAGTCCCTATATTATTCTTGCTCCTCTTTGGTTAATTATTGTTATTCAGAGGTGGTTATCTTGAGATGCTAGAAGATTGGTATATATTGCCCCCACATGGTTTGACAGTGTTTGACTTGAATTGCTGATCAATCTAATTTGAAATCTTTGGAAAGTTAAAACGGAACTACATGCAGCAAAACATGAAAGCATAATATGAAGTGCAAAAGAGATTGATGTGTTTTCTCACTTTCTGTAACGGTATGCACTTTTACAGAAATATGATTTACAACGTTAGAAACAGAACAACCAGGTGATAGGTTCAATTGTGTTACAACGAAGTGCTTGCAAGCTATAGATGTCTCAAAAGTTTGTAGCTGATGCTAAGCGAATTCTAGAGTTGGTCGGTGCTAAGCTAACTTTGGCTGATCATTTTGGCCATGTAAATATGAACAGAAGAACAAATTAAGTCCAGTTCTCTTGTACAGCTCTTTAAGGAGTTCAAGAATCAGCCAATCCATTAACAAGAGAACTAATTTACGATGGTTTTGTTATTTTGTCCATATTTCGCCCTTTGATTGACCGGTTGGACCACCGAGATTTTCTGGGACCTTGGTTGAAGAGTTTCTCCAAGCTCACTACAAGATCATCACTAACAAGTTCATGTTAGATTTCAGATGCTAaacattaaattaaaaaaaaaaaaaaaaaaaaaaaaaaaaagccttacGACTGAACACATCAGCGTCAGAAGGCTCTGGCTTTGCGTATAAAACCTTGCAAAAAATCTCTCTTTTCCTGATATTCTCTCTCTTTTGATCTTGCCAAAGCGCTCATCTCTCTTTTATTTGATTTCCCTCTGCATCAAACTGCCTCACTCTCACTCATAATTACTACTGCCTTACTCTCCCTCACCGTTTtcaacttcatcttcttcagGAACCCTTCTTTCCTTCATTGATTCTGAGTTTTTGGGCCACAAATGCAGGGAAAAGAAGAATATGCAATTGGGATTGATCTGGGCACAGCCTACTCGTGCATGTAGCAGCGAGCTAATGACAATGTAGAAGTCATACTGAACGAACAGGGCAACATGACAACTCCATCTTGTGTTGCCTTCACTCAAACAGAGAAGTTGGTTAGTGATGCAGCCATTAACCAGCTCATtagaaacccagaaaactccatttttgGTAAAGCTcatttctttatttcttaaatttATTGCTGTAAAATGCTTTTTgattagctatatatata
Protein-coding regions in this window:
- the LOC133716861 gene encoding iron-sulfur cluster biogenesis chaperone, mitochondrial-like yields the protein MGGGGEGHAIGIDLGTTNSCVAVWENDHVEVIMNDQGSKTTPSCVAFTDTQSLVGDAALDQIIRNPANTIFDAKRLIGRRFSDASVQNDMKLWPFKVTKGPKDKPMIVVTQEGKEKRFAAEEISSMVLSKMREVAEAYLGSTVKNAVITVPAYFNNSQRRATYDAGTTAGLNVMRIINEPTAAAIAYGLNKKAGWYSKRNVVIFDLGGGTLDVSLLSIGDDVFEVKATAGDTHLGGEDFDNKMVNYCVEEFKTKHQLDVNGNSRALRRIRNACEKAKKRLSFACSVDVEIDCLFSSTDFYITFTRDKFEHINMDLFKKCMEPVEKCLRDAKMDTSSVDDIVLIGGSSRIPRVQQLLQDVFKGKELCKGINPEEAVAYGAAVQAAVLNGNGTGTGKLKDFTLMDVTPMSLGVRTKSWASEESDFMTVVIPRNTRIPVIKNTTLATSVDNQIWAPFPIFEGESETTLNNNRLGSFIIHDIPSAPKGAVEFNVCFDIDANGILSVSAEEKSTGKRKEITITCDRRTLRIEKMSSVDSFHFYLPQGACFSLTSSLFSTLSLLQEEALILSFQGLQESIHCVFEPKMEGKEEHAIGIDLGTTYSCVAVWQHGRVEIIPNEQGNRTTPSCVAFTDSESLVGDGAINQVARNPTNTVFDAKRLIGRRFSDTCVQNDMKLWPFKVIEGSSDKPMIVVHHMGQEKQYAAEDISSMVLGKMRETAEAYIGKTVKNAVVTVPAYFNNSQREATKHASATAGLNVIHMINEPTAAAIAYGLDKKAGWYNNRNVMIFDLGGGTLDVSLLSINTSGVFEVKATVGDTHLGGGDFDSKMVNFCVKEFKRKHNVDLSGNSKALRRLRHACEKAKRRLSYATVTDIEIECLHQGTDFFVSFTRAKFEELNKGFFIKCIEPVVKCLKDAKMDISSVHDVVLAGGSSRIPKVQQLLQDLFKGKQLCKSVNPDEAVAYGAAIQAAALSGNENGMLQGFALLDVTPLSLGVETQGCNVMYVVIPRNTRIPTTMKRSITTLYDYQTAISTPIFEGESPTTLENNFLADFVICNIPPAPKGVAQYYICFDIDADGILCVSAENKFTGEKQGCTIISTNKIKQEEFKKSKRKLARSELSKINQEENVSSKIKCEATETSKRTLEGRVKHAR